A window of Calonectris borealis chromosome 3, bCalBor7.hap1.2, whole genome shotgun sequence contains these coding sequences:
- the SLC22A16 gene encoding solute carrier family 22 member 16 isoform X1, translating to MAPSSERLFDSLGHFGRFQACVYFACVFQAMSCGIHYLASVFMAVTPNFICGIPGNVSSVLFYNSSESSIEDIWTLWTSTENYIVVQLENGEIWELNQCSRSKREVSLDLAYEYKGNKSVFSCSDGFLYDDTKWKSTVVTQWDLVCDREWLAKLIQPTFMLGVLIGAVIFGDIADRVGRQRVIWFTSAGQFVFGIAVAFTFDYYSFMIVRFLLAMVSSGYLVVAFVYVTEFVGIKARTWASMHVHAFFAVGIMIVALVGFLVRTWWVYQIFLSISTLPFVLCCWMLPETPFWLLSEERYEDAQKVINIMARWNKVSTPCKVSELCSVQQDDLISGRTGDSDTSSTKKHNILDLFCNWHIARRTITVWLIWFTGSLGYYVFSLSSVNLGGNEYLNLFLIGAVELPCYIIACIGMDKLGRRNTLIPFLILSALICVLIMFIPQDFSTLIILANMAGKFSIGVAFGLIYLYTAELYPTIVRSLAVGSGSMMCRAGSVVAPFCVYLRSVWIFMPLLLVGIMALLSGILTIMLPETLGKPLTNTLVEATEMGRNKKSCSGKTPPAHSGAALEKIEMFGQETASAEK from the exons ATTCCAAGCATGTGTTTATTTTGCATGTGTCTTTCAAGCTATGTCATGTGGTATCCATTACTTAGCGTCTGTGTTCATGGCTGTTACTCCTAACTTTATTTGTGGGATCCCTGGAAATGTGAGTAGTGTTCTTTTCTACAACTCCTCTGAATCAAGTATAGAGGACATCTGGACGCTATGGACATCAACAGAAAATTACATTGTAGTCCAGCTGGAAAATGGAGAAATTTGGGAACTTAACCAATGCAGCAGGTCCAAACGAGAAGTCAGTTTGGATCTGGCATATGAATACAAAGGCAACAAGTCCGTATTTTCTTGTTCTGATGGATTTCTCTATGATGATACAAAGTGGAAGAGCACTGTTGTTACGCAGTGGGATCTGGTCTGTGACCGAGAATGGCTTGCAAAATTAATCCAGCCTACATTCATGCTTGGAGTCTTGATCGGAGCAGTGATTTTTGGTGACATTGCTGACAG AGTGGGAAGACAGCGTGTTATATGGTTCACAAGTGCTGGTCAGTTTGTATTTGGCATCGCAGTGGCCTTCACATTTGACTACTACAGTTTCATGATTGTGCGTTTTCTCCTTGCTATG GTTTCAAGTGGCTATCTGGTTGTGGCTTTTGTTTATGTGACTGAATTTGTTGGCATTAAAGCACGAACCTGGGCTTCTATGCATGTCCATGCTTTTTTTGCTGTGGGAATTATGATTGTGGCACTCGTGGGATTTTTGGTTCGGACCTGGTGGGTCTATCAGATATTTCTCTCCATATCGACTCTTCCCTTTGTCTTGTGCTGCTGGATGCTCCCAGAAACACCTTTTTGGCTCCTGTCAGAGGAAAGATACGAAGACGCACAAAAAGTAATTAATATAATGGCAAGATGGAATAAAGTAAGCACCCCCTGCAAAGTTTCTGAACTATGCTCAGTCCAACAAGATGATCTAATCAGTGGCAGAACGGGTGACAGTGACACGTCCTCAACAAAGAAGCACAACATCTTAGACCTGTTTTGTAATTGGCACATTGCAAGAAGGACCATCACAGTCTGGCTGATCTGGTTCACGGGGAGCTTGGGGTACTACGTCTTTTCCCTCAGTTCTGTCAATCTAGGAGGCAATGAATATTTAAATCTCTTTCTCATAG GTGCTGTGGAGTTGCCTTGCTATATCATTGCTTGCATTGGGATGGACAAACTGGGAAGGAGAAACACACTCATTCCGTTCCTTATTTTAAGTGCACTGATCTGTGTTTTAATTATGTTCATACCTCAG GATTTCAGTACATTAATTATCTTAGCAAATATGGCTGGAAAATTTTCGATAGGTGTGGCATTTGGCCTTATATATCTCTACACAGCAGAACTGTACCCAACAATTGTAAG ATCGCTTGCTGTTGGAAGTGGAAGCATGATGTGCCGTGCAGGAAGTGTGGTTGCTCCTTTCTGTGTATATCTGAGAAGTGTTTGGATTTTCATGCCACTT TTGCTTGTTGGAATCATGGCTCTTCTGAGTGGAATATTAACAATAATGCTTCCAGAAACACTGGGAAAACCATTGACTAATACTTTGGTGGAGGCCacagaaatgggaagaaacaagaaaagctgtTCAGGAAAGACTCCTCCAGCACACAGTGGTGCGGCATTAGAAAAGATAGAGATGTTTGGTCAAGAAACAGCGAGCGCTGAGaaataa
- the SLC22A16 gene encoding solute carrier family 22 member 16 isoform X2: MAPSSERLFDSLGHFGRFQACVYFACVFQAMSCGIHYLASVFMAVTPNFICGIPGNVSSVLFYNSSESSIEDIWTLWTSTENYIVVQLENGEIWELNQCSRSKREVSLDLAYEYKGNKSVFSCSDGFLYDDTKWKSTVVTQWDLVCDREWLAKLIQPTFMLGVLIGAVIFGDIADRVGRQRVIWFTSAGQFVFGIAVAFTFDYYSFMIVRFLLAMVSSGYLVVAFVYVTEFVGIKARTWASMHVHAFFAVGIMIVALVGFLVRTWWVYQIFLSISTLPFVLCCWMLPETPFWLLSEERYEDAQKVINIMARWNKVSTPCKVSELCSVQQDDLISGRTGDSDTSSTKKHNILDLFCNWHIARRTITVWLIWFTGSLGYYVFSLSSVNLGGNEYLNLFLIGFQYINYLSKYGWKIFDRCGIWPYISLHSRTVPNNCKIACCWKWKHDVPCRKCGCSFLCISEKCLDFHATFACWNHGSSEWNINNNASRNTGKTID; the protein is encoded by the exons ATTCCAAGCATGTGTTTATTTTGCATGTGTCTTTCAAGCTATGTCATGTGGTATCCATTACTTAGCGTCTGTGTTCATGGCTGTTACTCCTAACTTTATTTGTGGGATCCCTGGAAATGTGAGTAGTGTTCTTTTCTACAACTCCTCTGAATCAAGTATAGAGGACATCTGGACGCTATGGACATCAACAGAAAATTACATTGTAGTCCAGCTGGAAAATGGAGAAATTTGGGAACTTAACCAATGCAGCAGGTCCAAACGAGAAGTCAGTTTGGATCTGGCATATGAATACAAAGGCAACAAGTCCGTATTTTCTTGTTCTGATGGATTTCTCTATGATGATACAAAGTGGAAGAGCACTGTTGTTACGCAGTGGGATCTGGTCTGTGACCGAGAATGGCTTGCAAAATTAATCCAGCCTACATTCATGCTTGGAGTCTTGATCGGAGCAGTGATTTTTGGTGACATTGCTGACAG AGTGGGAAGACAGCGTGTTATATGGTTCACAAGTGCTGGTCAGTTTGTATTTGGCATCGCAGTGGCCTTCACATTTGACTACTACAGTTTCATGATTGTGCGTTTTCTCCTTGCTATG GTTTCAAGTGGCTATCTGGTTGTGGCTTTTGTTTATGTGACTGAATTTGTTGGCATTAAAGCACGAACCTGGGCTTCTATGCATGTCCATGCTTTTTTTGCTGTGGGAATTATGATTGTGGCACTCGTGGGATTTTTGGTTCGGACCTGGTGGGTCTATCAGATATTTCTCTCCATATCGACTCTTCCCTTTGTCTTGTGCTGCTGGATGCTCCCAGAAACACCTTTTTGGCTCCTGTCAGAGGAAAGATACGAAGACGCACAAAAAGTAATTAATATAATGGCAAGATGGAATAAAGTAAGCACCCCCTGCAAAGTTTCTGAACTATGCTCAGTCCAACAAGATGATCTAATCAGTGGCAGAACGGGTGACAGTGACACGTCCTCAACAAAGAAGCACAACATCTTAGACCTGTTTTGTAATTGGCACATTGCAAGAAGGACCATCACAGTCTGGCTGATCTGGTTCACGGGGAGCTTGGGGTACTACGTCTTTTCCCTCAGTTCTGTCAATCTAGGAGGCAATGAATATTTAAATCTCTTTCTCATAG GATTTCAGTACATTAATTATCTTAGCAAATATGGCTGGAAAATTTTCGATAGGTGTGGCATTTGGCCTTATATATCTCTACACAGCAGAACTGTACCCAACAATTGTAAG ATCGCTTGCTGTTGGAAGTGGAAGCATGATGTGCCGTGCAGGAAGTGTGGTTGCTCCTTTCTGTGTATATCTGAGAAGTGTTTGGATTTTCATGCCACTT TTGCTTGTTGGAATCATGGCTCTTCTGAGTGGAATATTAACAATAATGCTTCCAGAAACACTGGGAAAACCATTGACTAA